GGACACATATTGCTTGGCAGTAGTCTTGTTGAGTTtaatgtttatagtaaaaacatgtatttgctcTAATGCTGTTTCTGACCACATAAAGTGTTTGTCATGCAGAGTAAAATACCtagataaaaatattaaagttacTACACAGACATTACAAAATGTACACATAACAGGTTAGTTTCTATATGACCTTGGTGAGGGGCATTATACTAAGGGCCTTTAGCATCTTTTTGTGAGGTGGAGAAGCATTGATTTTATCTGATTGCATATGAGattatggatagtgtggtcaagATTGCAAATACTTAAAGTAGAAAATAATACAAACCCATAGAATTATgctttaagtacatgtacatgtatacccatgtaatataatttgtcttaaaactgtacaaatgttaaacaattatgaTAAACAAATATGAAGATGTGCAAGTAAGGCTTAATATGTTCCTTAATATTGAACcctatttatacaataattttggtATTAACGCTTAtcacaattaaacaaaaatattcttCGCTAAAATGGCCATTGATCTGGTTATGAAGAAAAACTCTTAACCAAAATATTGAGATGCTTAAGTTGACATTCTTGGCAATATGTTCATATGATTCATCCCTTTAAAATTAGCTATATTGTTTGAGTTACGCACGACACAATTTAAACATGTCATGTGTTTAATAAAAAAGGGGCGATAACTCTTTTTTTGTCGTACGGAAATGAACCAAAATATGGAGCGGCTTAACACGACAGtacaaatatatgtaaaagtTTAGCCCTCTTGCACAAATACTGTTATAGTTACACatgacacatattttaaaatgtcatttttgtatttaaaaaagacataaggaagaaaatgtaaacaaaatcataacTTAAATAAAGAGGTACACAAGTCCACTAATGctggttattatccccacgcttttcgaagcatggggattatgtggttatctcccccgtctgtccgtcctggccactatctcctcctacacaatatgcactagaaccttgaaactgaTACACATGGTAGCTACGAGCATATTAATGACAGTGCACTATTTAGAATTTTTATTTGACTCCtgtgtcaaaagttatgggggttgatgtggagccgggtcagagattttcactcattttactaacaacatgcgcgataacttttgacccaggggtcagatgaaaatttcaaatagtgcactatcatacatgtactcatacctaccatgtgtttaagtttcaagcttctagtgctaatagtgtaggaggagatagtggccaatgGGGGTTAGGATGGGGCagagtcagagattttcactaaatttagctcgactattatatataaaatatatatattggagctttcctactcaccccggcatcgtcGTTTCCGTTCCGGttagcgtaagcgtgcaaatgttaaagtttgcttaccacctcaaatattctcattgtcccttgacatattgcttttatattttgtaaacttctttaccaacatgaccccaacctataaacaaaagcagacaactgtatcaagcatttgtaagaattatggcccttttttgtctaagtaactgaatattttattaaattttgtgtttagatccacttgacttataaagtatcaaagctattgctttcaaacttcaaatattttcttactatcatgagggtactgtacctgccaagttcaatttgaccttgacctttgaatgaccatgactctcaaggtcaagagtaaattttagttttattgccataacttctttatttatgataaacttgtattaatactttgacaaaacaacacttacctgaataccacaatggattccacccaaataataccccacgccccaacccagaatccctgccccccacccccaaccccccccccaaaaaaaaatctttattttcgaaagatcatcttataaattaccacaccccacattataccccctctaaaatacaaatatttattgtcccctactggtttcaccggaggggacttatggtttgcgctctgtgtgtctggcTGTGAAtctgtctgtgcgtctgtctgtgagtctgtcacgcttttctgaatcctgcaaaaactttaaaagttcttaatattttttgatgaaacttgcaacatggatagatggaaatatggacattatgcacgtcatttcattttgttcctaagtcaaaaattgtggttgctatggcaaccaaatgaaataacattctgaaaatggtggaattcctgacaatggtggagccagtaggggactagATTGCTTGACAATTGccttgtttactttatttttgaaggaccgtccaaactttcCACCCAAGCTATTActatcaaatttgaaataaaatcttattactttgttttatgtctttacaaatgttcaatacattgcGGAATATATTACTTTGATCTTATtgaattatttgaacaattaccccatgatggcttacgttatactgtcaagcactcgaatagtcgagcgcgctgtcctctgacagcacttgtttaggttattttacattaactttttcatttctgcaccaattcacttctaattgatactgaacttcttttatgGCAATACGTGCCGCGTTGGGATACCCGAcggcctctgccgtgccatttttagttgtatttgtaaagtgtctgGAATACTTGTTGAGTAACGTGTGACATAAAAGTTGCACTGTTGGAAGGACAGACAGGCATGTGCAAGTATAAGCTCTCCCTCCATATTAAGCCTCAAAATATCATGCtttcatttagtttccatttccatagttcttgttattatgccccccttcgaagaagagggggtatattgctttgctcatgtcggtcggtcggtcggtaggtcggtcggtccgtccaccaggtggttgtcgtatgataactcgagaacgcatacgcctaggatcatgaaacttcataggtagattgatcatgactcgcagatgacccctattgattttgaggtcactaggtctaaggtcaaggtcacggtgacccgtaatagtaaaatggttttcggatgataactcaagaacgcatacgcttaggatcatgaaacttcatgggtagattgatcatgactcgcagatgacccctattgattttgaggtcactaggtcaaaggtcaaggtcacggtgacccgaaatagtaaaatggtttccggatgataactcaagaatgcatacgcctaggatcatgaaacttcatgggtagattgatcatgactcgcagatgacccctatcaatttgaggtcactaggtcaaaggtcaaggtcacggtgacccgaaatagtaaaatggtttccggatgataactcaagaacgcatacgcctaggatcatgaaacttcataggtagattgatcatgacttgcagatgacccctattgtttttgaagtcactaggtcaaaggtcaaggtcacggtgacctgaaatagtaaaatggttttcggatgataactcaagaacgcttttgcctagtatcatgaaacttcataggtagattgatcatgactcgcagatgacccctattgattttgaggtcacaaggtcaaaggtcaaggtcacggtgacccgaaatagtaaaatgattttcggatgataactcatgaatgcttttgcctaggatcatgacacttcataggtacattgatcgtgactcgcagatgacccctattgattttcaggttaaaggttaaggtcacagtgacaaaaatcgtgctcacacaatggctgccactacaatggacagcccatatggggggcatgcatgttttacaaacagcccttgtttaaatgtgtagatttgtttaaagcattacataatatcactgactattccttggtatgtacatgtattgattgtttatttcagccagtgcagtaaagtgactcCAATTAATGAGCTGACTGACATGCAGCCCACAGACCTACAGGgactgtcagtggagctggaaactgttcTGGAAGAAATCAAAAGCCTTCAGATCAGTCAGGAGCTCAGTGTTCAGGCATTGCTAAGAACATATAAGGAACATGGGGCAGTCATGATAGAACAAATGCGTggcaatttaaattttaatatagatGATATAGATGAGTGTGGTAATAGTTATGTGAGTACATCGGGCGGacatgagcaatatttaaaagaagagatgtgtaggagtTTTCTTTTTAtcttgaatgaatttgataatattactgtgaaGGAACTAAACGAGATGagagatgaagttataagcataaaagggtcAATTACAAGTTCTATTAttaaatgcaccagtcttcacaatgacttgtcacatttCCATGaatttgttcagaaaattggagataataaggagctctgccttatagccagcataaaatgtaagcatataatacagcaggcattaACTCTGCTAGGAAAGTCAGGCGAGGTGTTTAATGTCCAGAGTATTACTAAGCataatgtgagaataccaagtgataaaGGTGTATGTTATATCagaggcatatgtgttcttcccGATGGGCAGGTACTGGTTGTAGACTGGAATAATCAGaatgtcaagctgctgaaccagcaataccaggtggtgagtcactgggatgtgaaTGCTCGGCCATTGGACATTTgtttgatcacacccagtgaggttgcagtggctgtgaatactagtaacatacatgaggtccagtttatcactgtcaaccagggaaagcttgtttctggcaggaagtttcagttacaacatgaatgtaaatttattacccatcaccaaggagacctttttgtcacctctggtcaagaactgtacaaatactcactgaatggcaaactgatctgcagactcTACCAAGATAGATCAGCTGATtggacaggtaagaatcatggtgaatccatcctgataacatgtgtattatgtacagggatttgtctagccattgtggacaaaggagtctagtcaaattgtgttattttaaatccatacaatgacaaatttgggaatttttattgactaaatgaaccgagttgggatttatttttttaatcaacaaatattgacccattaggcctttatcttgttattttgaaaaaataataatataaattatagttacatactttgtgagatgataataaaataaaattcagatgtaatagcagaaaacctgctgatgtattataaaaaaaatgttctataattcatatgtgccctttgaatgctacagtacattgtagccaaaacaagattcagaaatattgatttataaacatgagtaatgaagtattttgactgtcactacatggcatgtctataaatagaaactgagttcctgggaaagagacactttctgaccctgtcttaattttgtggttgttaaatgattgtacatgtacaatatgtttacctgttgaaagaactgtgcaattgtttcagtttgtgtaattgtttccatctgtgtaattgttttgcttcaattcatatctaactcactagtcgcatttcaacatttcaaaggttatcacaatagctctgctactgaagtttattgtcacgcttaactattgaatcattgaaatgtatgcatatattttagatgtgtaaaggcctctttatagcaacatatgcgtaatacaatatcactgcagtatgtgtaataagattatttaacattgacagtatttcaatatcttgatgttactctgttttgcagtaaacaagtgtgctgtgagtcccacaggagacaggctgtacatcaccaacTTCAGGAaggacaagcttctcaccctggccagggatggcacactcctggctacatacccAGCACTACGATGGCCacgtggtctacatgtgacccctgcaggccaggtgctggtctgtggatgggGGTccgacactgtactacaggtgggctgggaggggcagagtaagctggctacgctggctactGAGAGGCATGGAGTGTGGTGGCcacggtcagtctgctacagcagcaccacatcatccatcattgtgggacaggaAAGCAACAgaatcctggtgttcagagtggaatagtgtgttcatgtatgtattagttgttgtaattagtgattagtatttcaatgacaatgtgttgtttagcatacgaacatagtagtgtgtgatgttacaatacaacattgtttgtgtagttaaagatacaaataatttatgtgcacatattgttatctgattatacaatgtga
This is a stretch of genomic DNA from Dreissena polymorpha isolate Duluth1 chromosome 7, UMN_Dpol_1.0, whole genome shotgun sequence. It encodes these proteins:
- the LOC127839234 gene encoding uncharacterized protein LOC127839234 isoform X2, translating into MKWPCSKKMENYLITCNIHNNETITALCNGHSELCCSRCVELIHSQCSKVTPINELTDMQPTDLQGLSVELETVLEEIKSLQISQELSVQALLRTYKEHGAVMIEQMRGNLNFNIDDIDECGNSYVSTSGGHEQYLKEEMCRSFLFILNEFDNITVKELNEMRDEVISIKGSITSSIIKCTSLHNDLSHFHEFVQKIGDNKELCLIASIKCKHIIQQALTLLGKSGEVFNVQSITKHNVRIPSDKGVCYIRGICVLPDGQVLVVDWNNQNVKLLNQQYQVVSHWDVNARPLDICLITPSEVAVAVNTSNIHEVQFITVNQGKLVSGRKFQLQHECKFITHHQGDLFVTSGQELYKYSLNGKLICRLYQDRSADWTVDKCAVSPTGDRLYIISYWQHKLLTLARDGTLLATYTDPALWRPQCLHVTPAGQVLVCGVWSHTVLQVGWEGQSKLTTLATEEYGVWDPESVCYSSTTSSIIVGQDWDDNILVFRVE